One stretch of Natronobacterium gregoryi SP2 DNA includes these proteins:
- a CDS encoding vWA domain-containing protein — protein sequence MTTISQTINRPYVPERGGGISCEFVIEPEESDETAERHISLCVDSSGSMGYGKMRQVRDAAGLVFGLLNDDDYMSIVTFDNDVDVVLDATRWGDIEREEAQERLDAVETRGGTDIYAGVETAKKTLSELPEGDQISKRILLLSDGRDLKRKFTEFEPLAKAVADGGISVYSAGIGTNYDQDIIRTLGEHSQGRWTHVDQPIDIRSFFGDVVEEASTVIANNPRLVIDPAPGCEIAEAYRRRPQVQQVDLEYDADSVIVRLPDLQDREQQKVVLKMDAPGNDLGTTESVADVELQGVSETVSTSVDVSYTDDEEKLAQQETDAFLAYQDTKIRSRLAQADSEDELEEVKELIDQTEVITEETSIVTDLRQDVTRIEGGDEEKVRKVQENTTVVYDDGRFD from the coding sequence ATGACGACGATTTCACAGACGATAAACAGGCCGTACGTACCCGAACGTGGAGGTGGCATCTCTTGCGAGTTCGTCATCGAACCGGAGGAAAGCGACGAGACTGCCGAACGTCACATCTCGCTGTGTGTCGACAGCAGCGGCTCGATGGGCTACGGGAAGATGCGCCAGGTCCGGGACGCAGCGGGGCTGGTCTTCGGTCTCCTGAACGACGACGATTACATGAGCATCGTCACCTTCGACAACGACGTCGACGTGGTACTGGACGCGACCCGCTGGGGCGACATCGAGCGTGAAGAGGCCCAGGAGCGCTTGGATGCGGTCGAAACGCGCGGCGGAACCGACATCTACGCTGGCGTCGAGACCGCGAAGAAGACGCTCTCGGAGCTTCCCGAGGGCGACCAGATCTCGAAGCGGATCTTGCTGCTCTCGGACGGACGTGACCTCAAGCGGAAGTTCACCGAGTTCGAACCGCTGGCGAAGGCCGTCGCCGACGGCGGCATTTCCGTCTACTCGGCCGGCATCGGGACGAACTACGATCAGGACATCATCCGGACGCTGGGCGAACACTCCCAGGGGCGGTGGACTCACGTGGACCAGCCGATCGATATCAGGTCGTTCTTCGGCGACGTCGTCGAGGAGGCCTCGACCGTGATCGCGAACAACCCGCGGCTCGTGATCGATCCGGCACCCGGCTGCGAGATCGCCGAAGCCTACCGTCGCCGTCCGCAGGTCCAGCAGGTCGACCTCGAGTACGACGCCGATTCCGTGATCGTCCGGTTGCCTGATCTCCAGGACCGGGAACAACAGAAGGTCGTCCTGAAGATGGACGCGCCGGGTAACGACCTCGGGACGACCGAGTCGGTCGCCGACGTCGAGCTACAGGGCGTCTCCGAGACCGTCTCGACGTCCGTCGACGTCAGCTACACGGACGACGAAGAGAAGCTGGCCCAGCAAGAAACCGACGCCTTCCTGGCGTACCAGGACACGAAGATCCGCAGCCGCCTTGCACAGGCCGACTCCGAGGACGAACTCGAGGAGGTAAAGGAACTGATCGACCAGACCGAGGTCATCACCGAGGAGACGTCGATCGTCACTGATCTGCGACAGGACGTGACTCGGATCGAGGGTGGCGACGAGGAGAAGGTCCGCAAGGTACAGGAGAACACGACGGTCGTCTACGACGACGGTCGATTCGACTGA
- a CDS encoding DUF1508 domain-containing protein, producing the protein MSAPSEIHRSLYRLYERYVGEPDSGKDVYGYWLFILGYVVGAAGIVAFVIGYGGSIAEERMIHISGVTASLGLVFCLFGIGLMLPVRKRGIQASVVGLVVSLVGVAMYGIVYPDNWRHRGAGYDVEVIAVYAVGIAIIAGVAALVPVLTGRKGMFVEEEGTSEDPPILTGDALEDAQFAIFRDEHGDWKWNVLHREALATSTSSAVTRPEAREGIDRVKSQISSAGLMELTTAAFRLYEDRDGNWQWTLARDDGSVVADCSREFGRREGAEESVSFLKDRGPDADVIEIEGAAFTYTEERGKWHWHLVDDEHTTLAVDEVGYDEQDDAEAAAQTFAERFTDARLLDIEHFGVELYETDDEWTWCFVDDADDVVADAADTYDTRREAEEAAEALLPALESASVTVAGEPTYELYEEDDDWQWRLVDEAEDIVARNPGAAVDEERVEWEAGQFGENADQADVVEIEEAEYEVYPSDEKRTVPSNDDDHLPKAVDEPAAATDGGTAVTFDEDEGPAEPEGPDWHWRLVTEDREIVAASTDPHADADSAAAAIERVREQANEAELIEFEQSAFQVYEADDGEWRWRLIDEDGNVLADSGEEHTSRSEAAEAMMTLKERAPDAELLEIETAAFELFVGENDEWGWRLIDEGGQLVAEDPATHPTRDAARDAMNRLLEHLGSDVRTMENAAFQTYVDEDWHWRFVLPSGETVAVDDEPAPTRDDLVDQIEDVREAASSGRQSTIGDVAVQLYESGTWSWRLLDRDREAVADATVSYTERADALDHVDACRTHATDAPIFTIEDAAIRLEDGAEDGWCWDLVDADRTVSARGGTVADTKEAELDEIDEIRRLAPMAGRVDFDVASFELVSNEDDRWQWRLIDEDGRPVAAGTETYETNEAARESLDDVRTLIGNASILEIDSVSFELHTDEDGWVWRLVDEFGSTMAESTQTYENRTDAREAMDAVKSHAPDGWLTFTE; encoded by the coding sequence ATGTCAGCTCCAAGCGAAATTCATCGAAGCCTGTATCGTCTGTATGAACGGTACGTAGGTGAACCGGATTCAGGGAAAGACGTCTACGGCTACTGGTTGTTCATTCTCGGCTACGTCGTCGGGGCTGCGGGCATCGTCGCGTTCGTCATCGGGTACGGTGGTAGCATCGCCGAAGAACGGATGATCCACATCTCGGGGGTGACGGCGTCGCTGGGGCTCGTGTTCTGTTTATTCGGGATTGGACTGATGCTTCCGGTACGAAAGCGGGGCATACAGGCGAGCGTGGTTGGGTTGGTCGTTTCTCTGGTTGGAGTCGCGATGTACGGAATCGTCTACCCCGATAACTGGCGACATCGAGGGGCAGGATACGACGTCGAAGTCATCGCGGTTTACGCCGTTGGCATAGCCATTATCGCCGGTGTCGCTGCCCTCGTCCCCGTGTTGACGGGTCGGAAAGGGATGTTCGTCGAAGAGGAAGGGACAAGCGAGGACCCACCGATTCTCACCGGCGACGCTCTCGAGGACGCCCAGTTTGCAATTTTTCGGGACGAACACGGCGACTGGAAGTGGAACGTTTTACACCGCGAAGCGCTGGCGACGAGCACCAGTAGCGCCGTCACTCGCCCCGAAGCACGGGAGGGAATCGATCGCGTCAAGTCCCAGATCAGTTCTGCCGGGCTGATGGAGTTGACGACCGCCGCGTTTCGGCTCTACGAAGACCGGGACGGGAACTGGCAGTGGACTCTCGCACGGGACGACGGGAGCGTCGTCGCCGACTGTAGCCGCGAGTTCGGCCGACGCGAGGGTGCCGAGGAGTCGGTGAGTTTCCTCAAAGATCGCGGGCCAGACGCCGACGTGATCGAAATCGAGGGTGCTGCGTTCACCTACACCGAAGAACGCGGCAAGTGGCACTGGCATCTGGTCGACGACGAGCACACGACCCTGGCCGTCGACGAGGTGGGCTACGACGAACAGGACGACGCCGAAGCGGCCGCACAGACGTTCGCCGAACGGTTCACCGACGCGCGACTGCTCGACATCGAACACTTCGGCGTCGAACTCTACGAGACCGACGACGAGTGGACGTGGTGCTTCGTCGACGACGCCGACGACGTCGTTGCCGACGCCGCAGACACCTACGACACCCGACGCGAGGCCGAGGAGGCCGCCGAAGCATTGCTGCCTGCACTCGAGTCGGCGTCAGTCACCGTCGCCGGTGAGCCGACCTACGAACTCTACGAGGAAGACGACGACTGGCAGTGGCGACTCGTCGACGAAGCAGAAGATATCGTCGCACGAAACCCCGGAGCGGCAGTCGACGAGGAACGAGTCGAGTGGGAGGCCGGACAGTTCGGCGAGAACGCCGACCAGGCCGATGTCGTCGAGATCGAGGAAGCCGAGTACGAGGTCTATCCGTCCGACGAGAAGCGCACCGTTCCCTCGAACGACGACGACCACCTTCCGAAAGCGGTCGACGAGCCGGCCGCGGCTACCGACGGCGGCACGGCCGTTACCTTCGACGAAGACGAGGGTCCCGCCGAACCGGAGGGTCCCGACTGGCACTGGCGACTCGTCACCGAGGATCGTGAGATCGTCGCCGCGAGCACGGACCCCCACGCCGACGCCGATTCCGCGGCTGCAGCGATCGAACGCGTCCGCGAACAGGCGAACGAAGCCGAACTAATCGAGTTCGAACAGTCGGCGTTTCAGGTCTACGAAGCCGACGACGGTGAGTGGCGCTGGCGGCTCATCGACGAGGACGGCAACGTGTTAGCTGACAGTGGCGAGGAACACACGAGCCGCAGCGAGGCCGCCGAGGCGATGATGACACTCAAAGAGCGAGCGCCCGACGCCGAACTACTCGAGATCGAAACTGCCGCTTTCGAGCTGTTCGTCGGCGAGAACGACGAGTGGGGATGGCGGCTGATCGACGAAGGTGGCCAGCTCGTGGCCGAGGACCCGGCGACACACCCGACTCGAGACGCAGCCCGGGACGCGATGAACCGGCTGCTCGAGCACCTTGGTTCGGACGTCCGGACGATGGAGAACGCGGCGTTTCAGACGTACGTCGACGAGGACTGGCACTGGCGGTTCGTCCTCCCGTCGGGCGAGACGGTCGCGGTCGACGACGAGCCGGCACCGACGCGTGACGACCTCGTCGACCAGATCGAGGACGTGCGGGAGGCTGCCTCGTCGGGCCGTCAGTCGACGATCGGCGACGTCGCAGTGCAACTCTACGAGAGCGGGACCTGGTCCTGGCGTCTGCTCGATCGGGACCGCGAGGCGGTCGCCGACGCGACGGTCTCGTACACCGAGCGAGCCGACGCACTCGATCACGTCGACGCCTGTCGCACTCACGCCACCGACGCACCGATCTTCACTATCGAAGACGCGGCAATTCGTCTCGAGGATGGTGCCGAAGACGGCTGGTGTTGGGATCTGGTCGATGCCGATCGGACGGTCTCTGCGCGTGGCGGCACGGTCGCCGACACGAAAGAAGCGGAACTGGACGAGATCGACGAGATTCGACGGCTCGCTCCGATGGCGGGCCGGGTGGACTTCGACGTCGCCTCGTTCGAGCTGGTCTCGAACGAGGACGATCGCTGGCAGTGGCGGCTGATCGACGAAGACGGCCGTCCAGTCGCGGCTGGTACCGAGACCTACGAGACGAACGAAGCGGCCCGCGAATCCCTCGACGACGTCCGGACGCTCATCGGCAACGCGAGCATCCTCGAGATCGACAGCGTCTCGTTCGAGCTCCACACGGACGAGGACGGCTGGGTCTGGCGGCTGGTCGACGAGTTCGGCTCGACGATGGCCGAGAGTACACAAACCTACGAGAACCGGACCGACGCCCGCGAAGCGATGGACGCGGTGAAGTCTCACGCACCCGACGGCTGGCTCACGTTTACCGAGTAG
- a CDS encoding 4-phosphopantoate--beta-alanine ligase — protein MSDYDTVSADVEREEEIPEDHPRYQDLLTRHRIENGVEKGITHLQGMHAEGRGSAFDYLLGEETIPSADAAERAGAAHLLLADRPVLSINGNVAALVPGEMVDLADATDADLEINLFNRTPERMQAIADHLSEHGAEDVRGLEADARIPNLDHERAKVDEDGIYSADVVLVPLEDGDRAEALAEMGKTEIVVDLNPLSRSPRVADVPIVDNIIRAVPNVTDHARELADADEETLQEIVAEFDREQALEAAEERIRDGF, from the coding sequence GTGAGCGACTACGACACCGTCTCGGCAGACGTCGAACGCGAGGAGGAGATCCCGGAGGACCATCCCCGGTATCAGGATTTGCTCACTCGCCATCGGATCGAGAACGGCGTCGAAAAGGGAATCACTCATCTTCAGGGAATGCACGCCGAGGGTCGTGGCAGTGCCTTCGATTACCTCCTGGGCGAAGAGACCATCCCTTCAGCGGACGCCGCCGAGCGGGCTGGTGCTGCACACTTGCTGTTGGCCGACCGGCCCGTGCTCTCGATCAATGGCAACGTCGCGGCGCTCGTTCCCGGAGAGATGGTCGATCTCGCCGACGCGACGGATGCAGACCTCGAGATCAATCTCTTCAATCGAACGCCCGAGCGAATGCAGGCGATCGCCGACCACCTCTCCGAGCACGGTGCCGAAGACGTGAGGGGACTCGAGGCCGACGCACGCATCCCGAACCTCGATCACGAGCGGGCGAAAGTCGACGAGGACGGGATCTACTCGGCGGACGTCGTGCTCGTCCCGCTCGAGGATGGCGACCGCGCGGAGGCGTTAGCGGAGATGGGCAAGACCGAGATTGTCGTCGACCTCAACCCGCTCTCGCGGTCGCCACGGGTGGCCGACGTGCCGATCGTCGACAACATCATCCGCGCCGTCCCGAACGTGACCGATCACGCCCGGGAGCTGGCCGACGCAGACGAAGAGACGCTCCAGGAGATCGTCGCGGAGTTCGATCGCGAGCAGGCACTCGAGGCGGCAGAAGAACGGATTCGGGACGGGTTTTGA
- a CDS encoding double zinc ribbon domain-containing protein, producing the protein MPEQVTLSCVSCDTSFEPGPNGGFCPNCDTPHPDYTGGGADEAEDGDEEAEATGVEFDEAEDVDDADESQVDDSGGDGADDEDGPDGSDEKEAVDETEPDAVDEGGETDETDEGADEVEAEADEGADADGGIDTEDEPADDGDTTESCHSCGAAVDPDMAFCPDCGAKLEEDDEPTLDACPSCDYEIDDETYCPSCGLHLDPIRDGEVFPPADDATDVPETVTIAVNGEEYTFEDGDTFGRQEGEWLEDLVEASGGRDEVTYVSSDHLEFTVEDDGIYVVDVSTNGTKHNGTVIDGESARLEDGDTLELADRAKIEVRL; encoded by the coding sequence ATGCCAGAACAAGTAACCCTCAGTTGCGTTTCATGCGACACCTCGTTCGAACCGGGCCCGAACGGCGGATTTTGTCCGAACTGTGACACTCCACATCCGGACTACACGGGTGGTGGGGCGGACGAAGCCGAGGACGGCGACGAGGAAGCCGAGGCGACCGGGGTGGAGTTCGACGAGGCGGAAGATGTCGACGACGCAGACGAGAGCCAAGTCGACGACTCCGGCGGAGACGGAGCCGACGACGAGGACGGACCAGACGGGAGCGACGAGAAGGAGGCGGTCGACGAGACGGAGCCGGACGCCGTCGACGAGGGCGGCGAAACGGACGAAACGGACGAAGGGGCCGACGAAGTCGAAGCCGAAGCCGATGAAGGGGCCGACGCGGACGGGGGAATCGACACAGAAGACGAACCGGCAGACGACGGAGACACGACGGAATCGTGTCACTCCTGCGGTGCAGCGGTTGATCCAGACATGGCGTTTTGTCCAGACTGTGGAGCCAAGCTCGAGGAAGACGACGAACCGACACTCGATGCGTGTCCGAGCTGTGACTACGAGATCGACGACGAAACGTACTGTCCGAGCTGTGGCCTGCACCTGGACCCGATCCGGGATGGAGAGGTGTTCCCGCCGGCGGACGACGCTACTGACGTGCCCGAAACAGTCACCATCGCCGTCAACGGCGAGGAGTACACCTTCGAGGACGGCGACACGTTCGGCCGCCAGGAGGGAGAGTGGCTCGAGGATCTCGTCGAGGCAAGCGGTGGCCGCGACGAAGTGACCTACGTCTCGAGCGACCACCTCGAGTTCACCGTCGAGGACGACGGCATCTACGTCGTCGACGTCAGCACGAACGGCACGAAACACAACGGGACGGTGATCGACGGCGAGTCGGCAAGGCTCGAAGACGGCGACACGCTCGAACTGGCCGACCGCGCGAAGATCGAGGTGCGTCTCTAA